Proteins encoded in a region of the Salvelinus namaycush isolate Seneca unplaced genomic scaffold, SaNama_1.0 Scaffold37, whole genome shotgun sequence genome:
- the LOC120040637 gene encoding cytochrome b-c1 complex subunit 2, mitochondrial-like: protein MSVSGSGYLCNRKHCKPRLDQHRRICRKQLKAEYLMSMESSEGLLEEMGAQALSSGAYHSPETVTQSIDSVSHADVVNAARKFVDGKKSMAACGHLANTPFVDEL, encoded by the exons ATGTCTGTTTCTGGCAGCGGATATCTTTGCAATCGCAAGCATTGCAAACCCCGACTGGATCAACACAGGCGAATCTGCAG GAAGCAGTTGAAAGCGGAGTACCTGATGTCCATGGAGAGTTCTGAGGGCCTGCTGGAGGAGATGGGGGCCCAGGCTCTGTCCAGCGGAGCCTACCACTCACCAGAGACAGTTACCCAGAGCATCGACTCTGTCAGCCACGCAGACGTCGTCAAC GCTGCGAGAAAGTTTGTGGACGGCAAGAAATCGATGGCAGCCTGCGGACACCTCGCCAACACACCCTTCGTGGATGAATTGTGA
- the LOC120040642 gene encoding NHP2-like protein 1: MADAEVNPKAYPLADATLSKTILDLVQQAANYKQLRKGANEATKTLNRGIAEFIVMAADAEPLEIILHLPLLCEDKNVPYVFVRSKQALGRACGVSRPVIATSVTIKEGSQLKPQIQSTQMAIERLLV; this comes from the exons ATG GCTGATGCAGAAGTCAACCCCAAGGCCTACCCTCTGGCTGATGCCACACTGAGCAAAACCATCCTGGACCTTGTGCAGCAAGCTGCCAATTACAAGCAGCTCCGCAAAGGGGCCAATGAAG CCACTAAAACACTTAACCGCGGTATTGCTGAGTTCATCGTGATGGCCGCAGACGCAGAGCCCCTGGAGATCATCCTCCACCTGCCACTGCTCTGCGAGGACAAGAACGTGCCCTATGTGTTTGTGCGCTCCAAGCAGGCCCTGGGACGCGCCTGTGGGGTCTCACGCCCAGTCATTGCCACTTCGGTCACCATCAAGGAGGGCTCGCAGCTTAAGCCCCAGATCCAGTCTACCCAGATGGCCATTGAGAGACTGCTGGTGTGA
- the LOC120040643 gene encoding cytochrome b-c1 complex subunit 2, mitochondrial-like, which yields MKGIRTLNKFSIRCYAARRSDVLTEPLAGLKAGAALPPQNVQVSKLPNGLVIASLENYSPVSSVGVFVKAGTRYETVENQGVSHVLRLAANLTTKGASAFRICRGVEAVGGSLSVTSSRETMVYSVECLRDHLDTVMEYLINVTTTPEFRPWEVDDLTSRVKVDRALAHQCSQIGVIEKLHEAAYKNALSNSLYCPDYMVGKVSGEQLQSFVQNNFTSARMALVGLGVNHSVLRQVGEQFLSVRSGAGVAGAKAVYRGGELRVQNGTGLVHSLIASEGGVTGSAEANAFSVLQRVLGAGPHVKRGSNVTSKLSQGIAKATTQPFDATAFNATYADSGLFGVYSIAQADSAGEVIKAAIAQVTGVAKGGVSEDDVARAKKQLKAEYLMSMESSEGLLEEMGAQALSSGAYHSPETVTQSIDSVSHADVVNAARKFVDGKKSMAACGHLANTPFVDEL from the exons ATGAAAGGGATCCGAACTCTAAATAAATTCTCC ATACGATGCTATGCAGCCAGGAGGAGTGATGTCCTCACTGAGCCCTTGGCTGGCCTGAAGGCTGGGGCGGCCCTGCCCCCCCAGAATGTACAG GTGTCCAAGCTGCCCAACGGTCTAGTGATTGCGTCGTTGGAGAACTACTCTCCCGTGTccagtgtgggtgtgtttgtgaaagCAGGCACTCGTTATGAGACTGTGGAGAACCAGGGAGTCAGTCATGTCCTGCGGTTGGCAGCCAACCTG actactAAGGGAGCGTCTGCGTTCAGGATCTGTCGTGGTGTGGAGGCAGTGGGGGGTAGTCTGAG CGTAACGTCATCGAGGGAGACCATGGTTTACTCTGTGGAGTGTTTGAGAGACCACTT AGACACAGTGATGGAGTATCTGATCAACGTGACCACGACCCCAGAGTTCCGGCCATGGGAGGTGGACGACCTGACCTCCAGGGTCAAGGTAGACCGGGCCCTGGCCCACCAGTGTTCACAGATAG GTGTCATTGAGAAGTTGCATGAAGCTGCTTACAAAAACGCTCTATCCAACTCCCTGTACTGTCCTGACTACATGGTTGGCAAAGTCAGTGGTGAACAG CTgcagtcctttgtccagaacaatttCACCAGTGCCAGAATGGCTCTTGTAGGACTAG GTGTGAATCACTCTGTGCTGAGGCAGGTAGGAGAGCAGTTTCTCAGTGTCCGCAGTGGGGCTGGAGTTGCTGGGGCCAAGGCTGTATACCGCGGAG GTGAGCTGCGGGTGCAGAACGGGACCGGTCTGGTCCACTCGCTGATCGCCAGCGAGGGCGGTGTGACTGGATCAGCAGAGGCCAATGCCTTTAGTGTGCTGCAAAGAGTTCTGGGAGCCGGGCCACACGTAAAGAGAGGCTCCAACGTCACCAGCAAACTGAGCCAGGGCATCGCCAAGGCAACCACACAGCCCTTCGAT GCCACAGCCTTCAATGCCACATACGCTGACTCTGGACTCTTTGGAGTCTACTCCATCGCCCAAGCCGACTCCGCAGGAGAG GTGATCAAAGCTGCCATCGCCCAGGTGACAGGGGTTGCGAAGGGAGGCGTGTCCGAGGATGATGTTGCCAGAGCAAA GAAGCAGTTGAAAGCGGAGTACCTGATGTCCATGGAGAGTTCTGAGGGCCTGCTGGAGGAGATGGGGGCCCAGGCTCTGTCCAGCGGAGCCTACCACTCACCAGAGACAGTTACCCAGAGCATCGACTCTGTCAGCCACGCAGACGTCGTCAAC GCTGCGAGAAAGTTTGTGGACGGCAAGAAATCGATGGCAGCCTGCGGACACCTCGCCAACACACCCTTCGTGGATGAATTGTGA